One Solanum stenotomum isolate F172 unplaced genomic scaffold, ASM1918654v1 scaffold5875, whole genome shotgun sequence genomic window, CCTTTGcctttaggaaaataaaatgGTGCAGGATCGCGGTATGTCAACATTTTCTTAAGAACAGACTTAGCACCAATTGGAGCAAATTCAGCTTCAATATCTCCTTGTGCCTGCAGGTTAAGATAATAGGTGTTTAGTATAAGctcatcttaccatatccagtACTACAGGGAAACACTTTGTACATATAGAATGACTATTTTCATAGCTCGAACCCGGGACCTATAGGTCACATGGAGACAACTTGGGGTGTGCTCTTCCAGGAACTCTATTAACGGGGGATATTTTGTGCATCGAGCTGTCctttttatatcaaattttagaaaacttCCTTCATGAAGGAGGAGGGGAGTATTGTCACATCAACAAGGCCACGAGTATTGAAGCATGTTTGCAAAGTAAGACTTGTCTACAATAGACTCGATGTGGTCATGCCCATCCCCAAATGGCCACGAACTTCTTTGCCAGAAAATCAAACTGTATATACAAggtcaaatttatttcttatgtatATACGGTAGATGATGAAATCCCTTGGTGAAAATCCTACCTTCACCACAACCTAAATCCCGTGTACAAGGAGAGTTTAATGCCCCGTGCTGCTCTTTATTTCACGACTGGTTAATTTTGTAAATGAAGTCATATTCAAGTCCTATCGAATAGTCCCCCCGAAAACATGTAAAATTGCtatcaaacacaaattaaacGTATTCGGAGACAAGAACAGAGAGAACCTGAAATCTGCAGATATAATAATCTTCCCCATATAAAGCCTTTAGCCCCTCAACAGGATTCATATTTGAGCTCCTTGGGTGGTAATGGACACTCAAATTCACCAAGGCTTTAACTTTATCTGGCCTAAAAAGGCATAAATGCCAAGCAATAAACGCGCCCCAGTCATGCGCAACAACAAACACCTTGTCTTCATTAGGAGCAATGGCTTCAAGCAATGCTACAACATCACCCACAATGTGAAAAATACTGAACTTTGAAGGGTCATTAAGGGGTGCACCAGTAGTATCTCCATAACCCCTTAAGTCAGGCGCCACAGCACGGTACCCACGTTCAGCTAAGTAGACCATTTGGTGGCGCCATGAGTACCTATTGCAAAAGATCGTGGATTAACTAGCACACAATCTAAACAAAGAGAAACCAAACATAAAGATTTAACAAGATTCAGCCAAACAAAACTCATACAAAACTCAAGTAGTTCCAAATATGTTGTGGAAGAACATTATGGGTTAACTAGCacacaatcaaaacaaatagagaaaaaataaataacacaaTAATTTAACGAGATTCGGCCAACATTAGTCCTCTAGGCAAAAGCAGAGACAATTTGTCACTATGAATGAGCAAActgaaaacaacaacatactcaatgtAATCTCACAAAGTAGGGTCCATAAAGTGTAGACTGTACACCGACTTTACCCTTACCTAAAattagagaggttgtttccgacaGACCCTCGGTGCACCAAACCTACtagaaaacaacaacatacctagtgtactCCCACGAAATGGGATCTGAACAATGTAGACTGTATGTAGACTTTACCACTACATCAAAgttagagaggttgtttccgacaAGCCCTAAGCTCACAAATAGATACTAGAAAATCTAACAAGATTCAAGATTGAAGAAAATGGTACCAGAGCTCAGGGAAGCCATGGATGAAGAGGATTGTTGGGCCTTGGCCTAATTCTGCTATATGCATATTTAGGCCATTTACAGCTACCATCTTGTGCTCTATCTTCTCCatttttgtgttgtttgttTACTCTGTGTTTTCTTGATTCTCTCTCTTTGGCAATGACCTGAACATATGATAAACACTTtcgattcaaaatttgaaaaaaattcgGTGTGTATTCTTAAGCATCTATTGCGTAGATAAGTTAATTACGTATAAAATGTCAACTTCTTTAATGATCCTCAACTAGTCGTAAAATTGAGGCATGTTACAACTGAGACTGTTGTGTATAATAAAAAgatatgacatattttatatggTGAACTAAACATTAAAATCATGCACTTTACTTGTTTAGATGCTATATTTGAACTATATATTATAGTTGGAGTGTCTAAATGAATNAGGCCCTAAGCTCACAAATAGCTACTAGAAAATCTAACAAGATTCAAGATTGAAGAAAATAGTACCAGAGCTCAGGGAAGCCATGGATGAAGAGGATTGTTGGGCCTTGGCCTAATTCTGCTATATGCATATTTAGGCCATTTACAGCTACCATCTTGTGCTCtatcttctccatttttttgttgtttgtttacTCTGTGTTTTCCTGATTCTCTCTCTTTGGCAATGACCTGAACATATGATAAACACTTCCAattctaattttgaaaaaatttcgGTGTGTATTCTTAAGCATCTATTGCGTAGATAAGTTAATTACGTATAAAATGTCAACTTCTTTAATGATCCTCAACTAGTCGTAAAATTGAGGCATGTTACAATTGAGACTGTTGTGTATAATAAAAAgatatgacatattttatatggTGAACTAAACATTAAAATCATGCACTTTACTTGTTTAGATGCTATATTTGAACTATATATTATAGTTGGAGTGTCTAAATGAATTTATTAACAAATTGTATTCAGTTTATTAAAAATGATGCATATCTTCTGGATTAGCAAAAGTCCAAAAACTGTCCATTTTTTTCTGGAAGCTTCACATGGTGTGTTTGGTGTATACGATGGAGCATTAATAAATACTTCacgttttaaaaataaatggatGGTAggctagaaaaaaaaaaaaatttaatgtttggtaagtaaataaaaatactaaGCCAATGAGTTATGACAACTACGTACGAGTACATAGAAATTCAGTAGCTTTTATTgagattttatttatgtaataaaatattcatcaacTGTGAATCTAGTTATTATCACATATATTaacttaaatattattataaaatagtaTCACAACGTTCCAAATTCGAACTATTTTATGAGTCATATTATGACAAGTAACGAACACTGCTTACACAAAATAGTGCATACGCTAGAGAAAGTTTAGAACTTTTGAATGAAGTCATAGATGTGTTTGCTAATCTCATGTGGCCTTTCTTGGTTGACAAAGTGAGCTGCACCTTCTAAAACCACAACTTCCTCCAACAATGGAACATCTTTCTTACATCCACCATTGTGTATGTACTCTTTAGCACCTGGTATATGATAAACCAAGTCGAATTCCCCGACGATAAACTTGGTCGGAACTTTAACTTGAGCTCCTGCCCATGGTGCTGTGAGTTCCCAGTTTCTACATTTCATAAGACGAGAACGTTAGGATGCATGTATGAAGAAGTTTATCAAGAGAGTTTAAAAGCAACTACTAGCGTCTATGTTGTTCAGACACTTTAGAAATGCTTCCGATTGTGTTTTGGAGGATCCGGCACAAGTGTGCAACAATTTtggagagtctgagcaacatagaaTACGATAGTATTCATGAACTTCACAATTTTCTTGACTTCCTAGAAAACATGTCtcaaactaaaattaaaaatctctTGACAACACAAATATGAACTATATAAACATACAACTAATGTGTCGAAcaatataatcaatttttttatatcacaAAAGTCGGGAACACTTACATGGGTAAAGCGCGGTAATAGTTAACTGCACCAGTGAAACCAGTCTGCTCAAACTTGTTGGCATAGTAATCCAACTCTTCCTCAGAAAGCCACGATGAAAGGGCAACCGGAGCATCAGGGATAACCTCAAGGCCTTT contains:
- the LOC125852807 gene encoding uncharacterized protein LOC125852807 isoform X2, which produces MEKIEHKMVAVNGLNMHIAELGQGPTILFIHGFPELWYSWRHQMVYLAERGYRAVAPDLRGYGDTTGAPLNDPSKFSIFHIVGDVVALLEAIAPNEDKVFVVAHDWGAFIAWHLCLFRPDKVKALVNLSVHYHPRSSNMNPVEGLKALYGEDYYICRFQAQGDIEAEFAPIGAKSVLKKMLTYRDPAPFYFPKGKGLEAIADAPIALSTWLSEEELDYYANKFEQTGFTGALNYYRALSISSELTAPWTGAEVKVPTKFIVGEFDLVYHMRGAKEYIHNGGFKKYVPLLEEVVVLEGAAHFVNQERPHEISKHIYDFIQKF
- the LOC125852807 gene encoding uncharacterized protein LOC125852807 isoform X1 — encoded protein: MEKIEHKMVAVNGLNMHIAELGQGPTILFIHGFPELWYSWRHQMVYLAERGYRAVAPDLRGYGDTTGAPLNDPSKFSIFHIVGDVVALLEAIAPNEDKVFVVAHDWGAFIAWHLCLFRPDKVKALVNLSVHYHPRSSNMNPVEGLKALYGEDYYICRFQAQGDIEAEFAPIGAKSVLKKMLTYRDPAPFYFPKGKGLEAIADAPIALSTWLSEEELDYYANKFEQTGFTGALNYYRALSISSELTAPWTGAEVKVPTKFIVGEFDLVYHMRGAKEYIHNGGFKKYVPLLEEVVVLEGAAHFVNQERPHEISKHIYDFIQKF
- the LOC125852807 gene encoding uncharacterized protein LOC125852807 isoform X5; the encoded protein is MEKIEHKMVAVNGLNMHIAELGQGPTILFIHGFPELWYSWRHQMVYLAERGYRAVAPDLRGYGDTTGAPLNDPSKFSIFHIVGDVVALLEAIAPNEDKVFVVAHDWGAFIAWHLCLFRPDKVKALVNLSVHYHPRSSNMNPVEGLKALYGEDYYICRFQAQGDIEAEFAPIGAKSVLKKMLTYRDPAPFYFPKGKGLEAIADAPIALSTWLSEEELDYYANKFEQTGFTGALNYYRALSISSELTAPWTGAEVKVPTKFIVGEFDLVYHMRGAKEYIHNGGFKKYVPLLEEVVVLEGAAHFVNQERPHEISKHIYDFIQKF